A window of Diadema setosum chromosome 2, eeDiaSeto1, whole genome shotgun sequence contains these coding sequences:
- the LOC140244919 gene encoding uncharacterized protein encodes MAGRFHPNTPLLQKETGKVAVTVGTLGNSEHVEGLIELLRSMTHVVRSVDFKEIPYNVADMDQVKFNDVDVFILCHSINNRRLSITDVTDALYDRLLRRARGALGKRKVNIVLYDFKSNELQDNVLALKLSDLERSQPTACDISSAIVFAGKCNSAPPELPQDQREKLQSSLEVAARRETCCCHIL; translated from the exons ATGGCTGGTCGTTTCCATCCAAATACTCCGCTACTTCAGAAGGAAACAGGG AAAGTGGCAGTCACCGTTGGCACTCTTGGCAACTCAGAACATGTGGAAGGCCTCATAGAATTACTTCGAAGCATGACACACGTTGTAAGGAGTGTTGACTTCAAAGAGATCCCTTACAACGTCGCCGACATGGACCAGGTCAAGTTCAATGATGTGGACGTGTTCATTCTCTGCCATTCCATCAACAACAGACGGTTGTCAATCACTGACGTCACAGATGCTCTCTATGATCGATTACTTAGGAGAGCTCGTGGTGCCCTTG GTAAGAGAAAGGTGAACATTGTCCTATACGACTTTAAGTCAAATGAACTTCAAGACAATGTCCTTGCTCTCAAACTGAGTGATTTGGAGAGAAGTCAACCAACGGCGTGTGACATATCATCAGCTATAGTGTTTGCCGGAAAGTGTAATTCAGCACCACCTGAGCTTCCGCAGGATCAACGTGAGAAACTCCAGAGCAGCTTGGAGGTAGCAGCCCGGCGAGAAACATGCTGTTGTCACATTTTGTAA